The DNA segment TGCTCCGCTCACGTCCGGTCTCTTTCCGGGCCaactcttctttcttttgtttaagtCTTTCTTTCAATTAGAGGCTCTGTTTAGTTTAAATTTCTTGCATCTCCGCTATTTGTTTACTATGTATTTCtgtcaaaaattaaaatcttgGTATAATAAACTTTaccattttaccaaaaaaaaaaaagtattcagAGTCGTCAGATTTTGATATCGTATGGAACCAGGGTTCTcattgttttagatatttaatttctAATCACTTAGGCAACCTTAACGGTTAGTATGTTATTATAAGTatctaataaattaaacaataatatttttgatcgaagcaaaatacataatcaaattaACAGCATTTAACCAATAAACAAACAGGAGGTGGCAACAGAGTAAATTGAAGAGTTCTTAAAGACATCCACAACACACGTccttagagcatcattatcaaTGCCAACTCTTATCAAACATCTTAGAATATTTAATTAGTATTTTTAGTCTAAGAAGTTTTCTAAGATACTTAAGTAAAATACAACATTATCAATGGAACTTTTCGAAGGTTCTTAggtataaaatcatttttttattaataagtaGTAATTAAGATATATCCATTTATATTCAATAcattaaaaagagataaaattttcatttaattaaaattacaaacattttattacatttcatacataaaaaaaaaaaaattcataaatcaCACATTTATTCAATTCATAGAAACTTTAAAATCATTGGTTATTTGGAATATGTCGAAATTTAGCCCAAATATGTTCGATTAAATCGAATTTTAATTGTTCATGGGCTTGTCTGTTACGGACGCTCGATCGACGATCCATTGCAGTGCCGAGATTTGAATTCGGAGTAACGGTGAATGTATCATCTTCCTCGCTTTCTTGAAATTCTCTCACGTTATACTGAGTGTATGATGATCGTTCATCctcgacaatcatattatggagtatgatgCATGCCTTCATAATATTTGCTATTTTGTCTTTATCCCATAACTTGGATGGATTTTTCACTACGGCAAATCTAGCTTGCAGAACTCCGAAGGCacgctcgacatcttttcgAACAGCTTCTTGGGTTTTAGCAAATAAAGAATATTTCTCACTTTGTGGAAGTCGGATAGATTGAATAAAAGTCGCCCATTTAGGATAAATACCATCAGTGAGATAATATGCCAAATGATATTGATTACCATTAACATAGAAGTTCACTTCTGGCGCAATTCCGTtaataatgtcatcaaaaacgggggatcgatcaagaatattaagatcgttcatagtacctggagctccaaaaaacgcgtgccatatccagaggTCACTTGAAGCTACCGCCTCCAAAACAATTGTTGGTTTTTCGGTTCCTCGGGAATACATTCCTTTCCAAGCAGTGaggcaattcttccactcccaatgcatacagtcgatgctgCCAATCATCCCCGGAAACCCACGTTGGTCTCCAATATAGAGAAGTCTTTGCAGATCCTCTTGTGTCGGTTGGCGTAGGTATTCATCACCAAACAAGCTGATTATTCCGGCGGTAAATTTGTGCAAAGATTTCCGAGCTGTCGTTTCAGCAAGTCGGACATACTCATCAAGTGAATCAGCTGCACCGCCATATGCTAACTGTCGGATTGCTGCGGTACATTTTTGTAGGGGTGTTAGACTAGACCGTCCGGTACAATCGGTTCCTTGCTGAAAATACGGTATGTTGGTTTCGAGACGTTGTACAATACGCAGGAACAAAGATTTGTTCATTCGGAACCGTCGGCGGAATAACTCGGGATTGTAAGTTGGAGTCTCGCTAAAGTAATCATTCCAGAGCTTCTGGTGGCCGTCTTCTCGGAACCTCTCCATATAAATACGTTGCTTCCGCTTTTTTGGTTCTTGAATATCATCAAAGTTTCCAACAAAATCTTCAACTAAGGAATCAatttcattatcatcatcatcattgtgGTAGTGATAATGAGAAGAAGATGccataagatttttttaaaaaaaaatgtaatgttgTTGAAAGAGGGGAAGATTTTGATAAGAGAAGGGATGTCTTGAAATTTCCAACGATCTATCATATTTATAGGATCAAATAAGTGTATCTTGTGAATGTTATTCACGAGCATTGATATGTGTCTTGTTCTCTTACACATCTGAATGTTATTCACGAGCATTGATAAGTGTATGTTGTGTGTCTTGTTTTCAGCTTCACGGACCAACCAGTGCAGCTGGTTTTGTTTTCAAGCTTCACGGATCCCATTTgaattttgttatgttttttgaattttgttttgtttataaaaaacatTACGTTTAGACAGTATGGCACATTTTGAGAATCAATTCAAGTTATACATATGATCATCACCAGTTATTACATCACATAAGTCAAAGCCATTTAGCATACATAAGTTATTACACTACATAAGTCATTTTTGCATACATCATTCAAACGAAAACAATAAAACCACAAACAACTAGATTACTTCTTCGCCAAGCACCGAGAATCACTTAAATGCGATCACCACACCCATTAGAACTAAAACGACGACCATTCCTCCAATGCATACCTCAAAGCCATTTATAAAACCAGATTTCTTCTTAGCCAAGTCACAAACTAACTGCTCTAGCCTACGCACCCTCTCATCTGAATCATAGTCACTCATAAGGTTCAGACAGTCTACCTTTTCCTCCAATTGTAGTACGTGTTTATCCCTCGCCCTCATCTCCTCCATCACTGCGACGTCCCACCACTTATGCACATGGCATTCTCCATCATCCACATGCGCGCAGGTATAGTATCTCCTCCCTGGATCAAGCCTTGTGTATGATGTAGCCATCTGCGGTGCACCACCACAGTAGCAAACTTGGGGGAATCCAAACTCCACCTCCGGTTGTGGAGGGTACTGCTGAGGGTACGGTGCCGTGTCACCATATCTCAAGCTCAACTCTTCTTGGTCAAGGCGAATGAGGTCTTCAGTCTCGCTGAACTCAGAAGCATTATTACTAGAGTTCTCCCCACCATACCCTGAGGAACACGAAGGCTGGCTGTAACTATATCTCCCCATTTTTAAGTAAACCTGCCAAGAATATTCATTAAAATACATTAGTCCTCATTAAAATACATTAGTCCTCTaatttatttaaggaaacattCAAGGAAACAGAAAAACAATAATGCAAGCAGAAACATGTTTTTCATTACTACGAAACTCGAATACATTTGACATCAAAGTAGGACGCAGAAACAACAGAAACACAAGTTAAAACACAGAACACTTTCAGGAAACAGAGATactaaatcattttaaaagatattttcagAAAAGCTGAGCGAGCAGCTTGTTCTTCACAACTTCCTCAGCCTCACTTAGTGTTCCTGGCTTAGTTAGGAGTGTGTCTAGAATGGCAAGCTTCGACAAATTCTCCTTCCTCATGAGATCATCCTTCTTCAACTCCATTACGGTTTTAATCTCATCAATGGATTTTAGACCTTGAGTGTTATTCTTTCTAGCTTTAGCAGCCTTGCTACCCTCTGGACGCACCTCTTGCTCACCAATAGTGGCGCTTGATGTTTGCGGACAATCCTCTCCAGCCTTTCGCTTTCCACTCCCGGTCGGTTTAGGAGTGTTAAGACTGAGCCACTTCTGCTCAAACCTTAACAAACACCAGGCATGCTCCAGATTGAATTTCCTTTGATGATTAGCGAAGTAAATATCATAAGCCGCCTTGAGGACATCAGTCTCGCTCTGACCAGAACTGATGTGTCTCTCTGCAGCCGCGTAAGCACCACAGAATTTGTTGGTGTAGTCATTAATCTTCTGCCACCTCTGCTTAAGATTGAGCCACTCTCTAGGTTCACCACTCGCTTTCGCATGTGGGCTAGATGCATAATACTCCGCTACACGTTTCCAAAACGTCCCAGATTTTTGTTGATTTCCAACTACAGCATCCTTAGATGTATTGAGCCACACACTTATTACAACCTCGTCATCAGCTGGAGTCCATTGCCTTCTCTCCTTAGAGGCAACGGATGGGTTTTCACGTTGAGCGGGAGCCTCTGGTGCTTGTGAACTAAAAGGAGGTATCTCCGATCCTCCTCCATAGTTTTGACTCGGAGGAAAACTTCCATACTGGAAGTTTTGACTGTGGAGAAGATAGCTATAACTAGGGGAGTCACTATATGGATTCGAAGGATCCCTTGAATCCATAGCGAGGAGAATGATAGGATTATAAATGACAGAAAGGGAAACAAGAGAGAAATAAGAGATAAAGAGATTACTATGACAAGAAGTATAGCTTCTTGCcgttatataaagaaaaaagagagaatgaGATCATAAAGAGCTTTAAAGAAATACCTAACCATCAACTACTTTAGTCTAATCAATAGTTATTACAACACTTAAAAGCCATCAAAACAATGAAACTTTTCactaaatattttcatttggtCAGAAACAAAATACACTCAAGTTACAATGAGCAAACAATAAACTTATATACTCCTTACAGACTGGTTACTCGTTCGAAACTAACTACAACAGTTACTACAACTCGTTCGAAACTAACTACAATGAGCAGACAATAAACTTAAATGTCCACACcagtttttttctaaaatttcaaCACTGGTAAATTCAATGATGAAGACAATGTAATTTAGACAACAGATCAATCACGTATACATTCACGTTATGTAACACAGATCCATCGAGTTTAAATCCAAAGTTTATTCACAATGTATACATTCACAATGTTTAAAGCCAGCTTTTACCGAATACACTTCACTAATCAATCAAGTATACATTCACAATGTTATTTCTAAAATACACGCATCAATGGACTTTACAATCAGACACAGATCAGTTCACAATCAAATTCCTCGCCAACCATTCAATCACAACCTATACAGACAACCTTTCAAAAACTCTATACACACGAACTATACAACCAAACATTcagaaacaaacaaatcaatTCGAACAAACCAAGCCAATCGTTTCCTCTAATTCGCAGACCTTAACAGAGAGACATATAATTAACAGATATAGAAGACAAACCTGGTATCGTTTGATTCGGAAGACGACGGCGAGATCCTTCGGGAATCGGTGAGAATAGACGACGGAGGCCGAAAACTAccggcgagagagagagaatagtGAGACGATGCAAACCCAGATCAAATACCACGCATGCAAAAGGAAATcgaacccaaaaaaaaattagatccaCAAAACAACCCGATAATCGAAAAATAAAACCAGAGAAGGAACACGAACCTGCTGGAGATTCGATGCGCCGGTAGAGCTTTAGATTGAACGGTGAATCCGTCTGGTTCGCGACGCGGCGTCACTCCTCCTGTAATCGCCTTcgacggagagagagagagagagaagagggaGACGCAGAGAATGGGTCGAGACCGAATGACCTCTTCTCTCTACCGCTTCGTACCTCCTATCACCATTCGCCACGTGCCACAAGCACCACCACCAAaaacttcttcgtaaaaatcGATTCCACTTATTAactcatttttttgatttaaatttggCCCAAGTTAATTATAAGAATCGGGCTAAAAAGCccgataatgatgctcttactCTTTACTATAGTGTtcttaccaaaaaataataaaatattgcgTGAGTTCCATTGTTTTAGAAAATGAGTTTTTAAAGTTGTTACATA comes from the Brassica rapa cultivar Chiifu-401-42 chromosome A01, CAAS_Brap_v3.01, whole genome shotgun sequence genome and includes:
- the LOC103831000 gene encoding uncharacterized protein LOC103831000, coding for MASSSHYHYHNDDDDNEIDSLVEDFVGNFDDIQEPKKRKQRIYMERFREDGHQKLWNDYFSETPTYNPELFRRRFRMNKSLFLRIVQRLETNIPYFQQGTDCTGRSSLTPLQKCTAAIRQLAYGGAADSLDEYVRLAETTARKSLHKFTAGIISLFGDEYLRQPTQEDLQRLLYIGDQRGFPGMIGSIDCMHWEWKNCLTAWKGMYSRGTEKPTIVLEAVASKVNFYVNGNQYHLAYYLTDGIYPKWATFIQSIRLPQSEKYSLFAKTQEAVRKDVERAFGVLQARFAVVKNPSKLWDKDKIANIMKACIILHNMIVEDERSSYTQYNVREFQESEEDDTFTVTPNSNLGTAMDRRSSVRNRQAHEQLKFDLIEHIWAKFRHIPNNQ
- the LOC117126876 gene encoding glutathione S-transferase T3-like, producing the protein MDSRDPSNPYSDSPSYSYLLHSQNFQYGSFPPSQNYGGGSEIPPFSSQAPEAPAQRENPSVASKERRQWTPADDEVVISVWLNTSKDAVVGNQQKSGTFWKRVAEYYASSPHAKASGEPREWLNLKQRWQKINDYTNKFCGAYAAAERHISSGQSETDVLKAAYDIYFANHQRKFNLEHAWCLLRFEQKWLSLNTPKPTGSGKRKAGEDCPQTSSATIGEQEVRPEGSKAAKARKNNTQGLKSIDEIKTVMELKKDDLMRKENLSKLAILDTLLTKPGTLSEAEEVVKNKLLAQLF